In Paroedura picta isolate Pp20150507F chromosome 1, Ppicta_v3.0, whole genome shotgun sequence, the following are encoded in one genomic region:
- the LOC143829567 gene encoding methanethiol oxidase-like produces the protein MYIVCILTGSGTQAPDYLATVDIDPESPTYCKVIHRLPMPYVNDELHHFGWNACSSYFGDTSKKRDRLVLPCVASSRIYVVDTGTDPRAPRLYKVIEPREIFQKCDLAMLSSLHCLSIKEVMISGLGDPRGNGKGGFALLDAETFEVKGNWERPTQAAPMGSDFWYQPRHNVMISTEMGVPKFTMNAFNPADLGKGKEFGAALRVYYLANNFLLQASGKGATAPTEIQFLHNPNAAHAMVICMLQGSIHHVYKTQDGSWAAVKVIQIPNKKVSGWLLPEMPALTSSLLISLDDRFLYVSNYLHGDVRQYDITDPHCPKLVGQVFVGGSIPKGGDVTVLEDPELDCQPDPFVIQVNESMTRPGMLQLSLDGKRLYVTDSLFTSWDKQFFPELIRLQTCLSVSTQRRNQRLRKELRRGRDLKP, from the exons ATGTATATTGTTTGCATCTTAACCGGCTCTGGCACCCAAGCGCCCGACTACCTGGCAACGGTGGACATAGATCCGGAATCCCCAACTTATTGCAAG GTGATCCACCGCCTTCCTATGCCGTACGTCAATGATGAACTCCACCATTTCGGGTGGAATGCCTGCAGCAGCTATTTTGGGGATACCTCCAAGAAGCGGGACAGACTGGTCCTTCCTTGTGTGGCTTCCTCTCGCATTTATGTGGTAGACACAGGGACTGACCCGAGAGCCCCCAGGCTCTACAAG GTGATTGAGCCTAGAGAAATTTTCCAGAAATGTGACCTGGCAATGCTAAGCAGCCTTCACTGCCTGAGCATCAAGGAAGTCATGATCAGTGGTTTAGGAGACCCACGCGGCAATGGAAAAG GTGGTTTTGCCCTTCTGGATGCAGAGACCTTTGAAGTGAAGGGGAACTGGGAAAGACCCACTCAAGCTGCCCCGATGGGTTCCGATTTCTGGTACCAGCCGAGACACAATGTCATGATAAGCACTGAAATGGGGGTGCCAAAATTCACCATGAATGCATTCAACCCAGCTGACCTGGGGAAAGGTAAGGAAtt TGGAGCAGCACTCAGGGTCTACTACCTGGCAAATAACTTCCTT cttcaggccagcggcaaaggagcaactgcaccCACAGAAATCCAGTTCCTCCATAATCCCAATGCTGCACATGCAATGGTGATCTGCATGCTCCAGGGCTCCATCCATCATGTCTATAAGACACAG GATGGAAGTTGGGCAGCAGTGAAAGTGATCCAGATTCCGAACAAGAAAGTGTCGGGATGGTTACTCCCTGAAATGCCCG ctttGACCTCCAGCCTTCTCATTTCCTTGGACGATCGGTTTCTGTACGTGAGCAACTACTTACATGGTGACGTCCGTCAGTACGACATCACTGACCCTCACTGCCCCAAGCTGGTTGGCCAG GTTTTTGTGGGGGGCAGCATCCCAAAAGGCGGGGATGTCACCGTCCTCGAAGATCCAGAGCTGGACTGCCAACCTGATCCTTTTGTCATCCAAGTGA ACGAGTCTATGACGAGACCTGGGATGCTTCAGCTCAGCTTGGATGGCAAGAGACTTTATGTCACCGACAGTCTGTTTACTTCTTGGGATAAGCAGTTTTTCCCTGAATTGATCAG